One genomic window of Camelina sativa cultivar DH55 chromosome 5, Cs, whole genome shotgun sequence includes the following:
- the LOC109132850 gene encoding uncharacterized protein LOC109132850 — translation MQRFLFGRVLEQTRHQIISRRFLTLVPSLSHPVPVPLSVATSSLPVTFDNINPKKVILGTWHSKFTIPATVNRVREIHKSSVSDNNPKSTKSPVSDTPKKPKSSVSNTPKKTKTSVSNTPKRSKFQKHHRGRFSRGIAPCENLSGSYALQTLEPGWITSRQIESGRRAMIQHIQRGQEVLVRIFADKSVTARPTEMRMGRGKGAPAFWVAVVKPGKVIYEMGGVSELIARKAIKIAATKLPLKTHFITSK, via the exons ATGCAGAGATTCTTGTTCGGCCGCGTCCTGGAACAAACTCGTCATCAGATAATTAGCCGACGCTTTCTCACTCTTGttccatctctctctcaccCTGTTCCTGTTCCTCTTTCTGTTGCCACTTCCTCTCTTCCCGTCACTTTTGACAACATCAATCCCAAGAAG GTAATTCTTGGAACATGGCACTCCAAGTTCACAATTCCGGCAACAGTGAATCGTGTCAGAGAGATCCACAAGAGTTCGGTCAGCGATAATAACCCGAAAAGTACAAAGAGTCCGGTCAGCGATACCCCGAAAAAACCGAAGAGTTCGGTCAGCAATACCccgaaaaaaacaaagacttcGGTCAGCAATACCCCGAAAAGATCAAAGTTTCAGAAACACCATCGAGGAAGATTTAGTAGAGGAATAGCTCCCTGTGAGAATCTTTCTGGCAGCTATGCTCTTCAAACACTTGAACCCGGTTGGATCACATCTAGACAAATAGAATCTGGGCGACGAGCAATGATACAACACATACAACGCGGTCAAGAAGTCCTAGTACGTATATTTGCAGACAAATCAGTTACGGCAAGACCAACTGAAATGCGTATGGGTCGTGGGAAAGGAGCCCCAGCGTTTTGGGTAGCTGTGGTTAAACCAGGTAAAGTCATTTACGAAATGGGTGGTGTATCCGAGTTAATAGCCAGAAAAGCTATTAAAATAGCAGCGACGAAGTTGCCTCTTAAAACCCACTTCATTACTTCTAAATAA
- the LOC104786818 gene encoding respiratory burst oxidase homolog protein C-like: MMILDIADKDGDGRLTQDEVRQFISLIASANNMSTIENKADEYATQIMEEFDPDEFGYITLEGFKMLLEELETQCVTTSTDETEKSTMLNRNTIKKWYNLLKK, encoded by the exons ATGATGATTCTTGACAT TGCTGATAAAGATGGAGATGGTAGATTAACACAAGACGAAGTTAGACAA TTTATTAGTCTTATTGCGTCTGCTAACAACATGTCCACCATTGAGAACAAAGCTGATGAATATGCAACACAGATTATGGAAGAGTTTGATCCAGATGAATTTGGATACATCAcg TTGGAAGGTTTTAAGATGCTGCTTGAGGAACTAGAAACACAGTGTGTAACAACAAGTACCGATGAAACAGAGAAGTCTACGATGCTTAACCGGAACACAATAAAGAAATGGTACAACTTACTGAAGAAATAA